The DNA window ttccatcagagcacaggacatgtctccaaacattactCTTTTCCCAGTGTGATtgagctaattgtaatctggctttgttgttgattctggcttgttgattgtCCCATGTtttcacacaaggaagcagtgtgtttgagcttttccttcaatactattctacagttgagcctacattaactcaaatgttgtcaattagccaatcagaaacttccaaaaccttgacatcatcatctgagctttttcagaggcagaaaaatcttattgtgtgtaaacttgactttcaagaaaagttataacaatttctcaataaatctctctctcattattctgctattaagcagaacagaaacacatttgatcatcctaacttaccAAAAGGATAAAAAGgttgtcacattaacatctgactattttaaaatggttatgtgcctttttatacagtgtatgtacacttcTGCTTTCAACAGTACCTGAATCTCTTGTTTGACTCCCCAGACATAGCTCTTGTGTTTTTCCAGTATTAAGATGTAATGAACGTTTGCCAAACCAATCTGCGATACTGTtaatatattcagactttctccttaataatatcatttcagaaatgtattatttgcttattttaataGGGAAATCATATGATCGGGTATCAAACTACAACACTTCTGACAGTCAGTAAAtgatgctaatgttgttttgaagtcatacttgcatcaGATTTCAGCCCAATATTCAAAGCAACGTGATCAACAATGTAGGGAGGgttaaaatgaacgaatgtgcgaatataaaaccaactttaccacaATAATTACAATCATGGTAACGAAAAACTCACTTAACGGTATAATATTATGATCTTACTAATGTCTTCAGTGCACCGTGACATCAACACAGCATGTTTGCGCTTTTACAGATAAACTAATGTCAGTGATTCACCAGACAGATCTAATGTAATAAGTATAAACGCTTCTCAGATGACAGCGCTCAGGGGCGATCTTTAGTTAGGATGTCAAGTGTTATTCAAGCGTTACAAGAACAACAATAGCACGTCTTACCTGTCAGACGTGTTGAACAGATGTGAATACTGAACACAGACCTGGCTAGATATATGTCACACACCACAGAGACCTTAATATATCCCGAATAACCGATTTCTGCTCGTCATTGATAGTAAGATCGAGTGTATTTGTGTTGACGGAAATCCTTTCACCGCCGGAAGCGATGTCAACGGCTTTTCCTTTGCACCAGTCGTCAAAATAAAagttcgaaataaaacaaaattcattATTTAGCTATAAATAAATAACGCTAGTTTTCGGGTGTTTCTGCTTCATAGTAACGTTAAAGTTGTGATGCAAGAAACTATTTTTTAACCAAATCAAAGGAAACAATATTCACGGTTTTATTTATATAACGTTATAAACATTTGCTAGACACTTGCTACATGCTAGCAAGAGCCGGCATGTACAGTTTCATTATACAACAAATCACTTCATGATTaactataaaaattaaatgagaaaagaaaaacaataaaataaaataaaaaataattaaaaagaggaGAAGATTATCACAAAATCGTCACGtttaatgtctgatttctttaaaaaatccgTGATCTTCAATGCCTGTTAGAAATACAATacgaagtgggtctcagatcggacaagaacCACTACATTAAGTTCTAGTTGATCCTTTGTTATCAGAAGTGGcgtatatgaaaggtaaaggcctctagattttgcttatttgagctcaataaaatctgatcatgccttgattattaatgatttgatgaggacagtgcggtctgactctgctcagactaaagtctcatcactgaacagaaataatgtccagtatagaatataaagtcctgctgcagtggagacagaatgaatattgtgtctgactccatcatgagcttggaggactgcatccatacatctctgacatgactcacatcactgattaataaagtcatctggaatgaagaagaaagccttcttgcaggactcacagAGCTCATcattgtgttcatcttcaatgcctcctccttcgttttaccccagaaatgctcaataatgttcacttCTGGGgacagggctggccaatcctggagcagcttgaccttctctgctttcaggagctttgatgtggaggctgaagtttgagaagaaatccaccttctgacacttttacacacggtcaactagaagtcaagttattattgttgctcttacaactgggatccacgacaagacttttgtcaggcagtgtagatCACAAATCTATAACTGTATCACAAATAACAAAAGATGTGCTGAGTTTCTTCTTGACAGAAGTTGCTGTGTCTGTGATTGAGCATCACACAGACTGCTGCCGAagagtctttttttttatgtcagtCCAAAGATGAGGGCGATGATGAGTATGAGAACACAGACGGACACACAGCCGCCGATCAGGATCAACTTCTGTGGGGGATACAGATTCGCTTggttataacatttttaaaagcaaagatgacattgtttgttatgacaacttgacataaataaacacatcacagcttgtttttgtctttgtcaagACAACTTGacgttaccaagacaacaaaacacattttcgtatgactaaactcgtacaaattcgtacgaattagctgCTAAACTGACGAAACgtagttacatttcctcatgagatcaaaCAGGGTTTACAGTGGTCaagtttaaattaaactaaaatttgtgttgaagacaaaaggttcaaatATTTatctaaccctgctgaaaaatccagcttaaaccagcctaggctggttggctggttttagctgatcaaccaggctggttttagaggggttttggccacttccaggctggtttccagccatttccagcctggtcttagctggttaggctgggagatgaccagctaaaaccagcttgaccagcctagcaggcttggagcccagcctaaaccagctatgtccagcttaaaccaggcttgtcaagatggttttagctggatttagctggtcattttccagcctgaccagctaagaccaggctggaaatggctggaaaccagcctggaagtggccaaaacccctttaaaaccagcctggttgaccagctaaaaccagccaaccagcctaggctggtttaagctggatttttttagcagggaagatatatattgatataatgtTCTTAATGTTTTGTGATTGGAGTCAGACAAAACGAAAGATAAATATCTGAATAttctcatattaaaattggagtcagatatagaggtaaatttaaagtaaatcaacattgtgcactggaaagaccgagcAGGCATTgtaccttcatccaccagtggacacctccattggaccaactgggtggaccctacAAAGCTAACCCATGGTTAGATTATTAAATAGCCACTATTCGTagaaccggtaaataaatatagtgaaatcagcttaaaCACAGTTAATAACCACAGTTAGAACCGTGAAAATTGGTTCAATTTTGGCATGGATAACACGCAACTcaataggctatatatatatatatatatatatatatatatatatatatatatatatatatatatatatatatatatatatatatatatatatatatagtaaggataaaaataaaaatttctgttGATCTGTCATAAGTGAGTTTTTTCCGTGATATTATTCGGTTGGCATTTGTAAAACAGCCATTATAAACCATTAGGTCACAAGGCCTACCcgccagtttatttatttattaagcctattttaataacttgttttcaggttattttcattgagccatgagctacaagtcaaaacaaaatcGATATGCTAACTGTAATTTAGCTCTTAAAATAGGTTTAGTgtatattttctggtgtttaattttgcatgagcaaatagcagtacaggcaaggcaagtttatttctatagcacatttcatacacagtggcaattcaaagtgctttacataaacaggaataaaaaagacgaGTGTAAgaagataaaaacaaataataagaaatataaatataagaataaaaaatagataaaaatgtgttaaaataggttataagataatgaaaaagaaaagaaagacatgatagtgcgatctgtcggacgcagcacagtgatcattcagtaaaggcacagctaaacagatgtgtgttcagccttgatttgaatgtgcctaatgttggagcacatctgatcatttctggaagctgattccagcagcggggggcgctGTAGCTgaggctgattcaccctgctctgactgaactcttggaacttctagtttatatgatcctaaagatctgagtgatctgtttgtattcagtcagcatatctgatATGTATTGAgctccttggccatttagtgatttagagaagtaataatactttaaagtatattctgaatgtaactggagccagtgtagagacctgaggacaggtgtgatgtgctctgatttcctggttctggtcagaatcctggccgcagcgttctggatgtctttttgggaagaccagtgagaaggccattacagtaatccaccctgctgctgattaaaccatgaacaagtttctctaagtcttcactgaaaacaaagcatctgattcttgcaatgtttctaagatgatagtatgctgatttactgactgctttgacatgactattgaaactcagatctgactccccaagattcttgaccttattttttctAGCCtaaattgcatatttttaaagattatcattcagcctgCAGCGCATGTAAGAGGTGGATCCACTTACGCACTATACTGGACCTATTTCATTTATAACTGTAAACTCGTCTTCGTAGGCCGATCAGCTTTAAACTCAAAAGGCATTTTTTGAGCTGCATAATGGGATATTTCtttacacaactgtaaaagtgcgctttagcgatgtcaaaatgaaagcaaacatttaaaAGGGTTCTGCGTTTTATCAATGTTAGCCTaattttaatactattattaataatattgaatataataaatgaatgccCCCCTTTCCCCGCTGTAGCGCCGGGCCTGGCTCTGCATGTTCCACATTAAACTCAATCCTCCTACCTGACCACAACAGGAGATGGATGGCACCATAGAAAGAGGAAAGACAAGATAAAAGTTAAATTCAGAAAACTGGTTGCTATATCTCACCGTTCTGCTAGTCTTCTGGATTTTAATAGCCGCTTTGGTTTCCTCTTTAGCCTTCTCCACATATTCCTGAGCACTGGAGACGTTTGTCTCTATATTGTTAATTAACTCTCCCTAAAAGAAGAGAGAGAAATACAGCTCATTTCTATTGCTCTTAATTAAATAGATTAGAACAatggaaaaaaaagataattataaaCCGTATAAGTCTAATATCTGTTAATGTTttctgcaacccaggctcattctgaaaacgtagtcctgtgattgtttctggagaccgcgaaatacgtcccaggaggtatgcagtttttgttttcgcgaatccgcgagagcccgctgtgtacgctttttcgtatctcgaatgtctcttgtgagtgccgttcgcgcccgcgctgttcttgcgtgaacccaccagaggccgctgtctgactgaccgaatgattgactgtgcaaccggccaatcggctgacccaccctcctccttccctgaacccaaccaggtTTACGGATTGACCCGCCCGCCGGCTCCCTTCCCCTTAACctgagcaacaatttagaaaagccgtctagaaaaagaaaagccctcatctgtattttttttaccacgttttcagatttcaccacgttctcgccctgttatgaactcgttcactttattttttggattctgttttgtcttacctgatttctggaaatcgctcttccccggactcgaacccggtcgccatggtcaactcctcctctctgcatctgaagtctgccaacgtacacgatgagctgaccggaccaactggttgcagcgggaaagcactccacacggaggtaagcggtcagccggtaagcgcgaaagggaacggcgtcacaccaccccgtagcgttcgcttaaaaaaaatgaaatgcagccatacgtacctcccgggaacgtccagaaacgtccacaggactacctttttacaatgagcctgggttggttttctTTATCTAAAATGCTCTCATTCTCCCACAGTTGTCCACATGGCTCTGGCTCCTGCAGCTCATAATACTCACACAGCGTGATCATACTGAATGCTAAAATATCAACCAAGGCTCATTATAGAAACCtacctctgtatacatttctggagagcgccaaactAAAGTCAGATATGTTTGAAATTGAGTCAAAACAACTTTCGCAAGGATCTTGGTCGATTAGAAATAGGCCGGAAATTGGAGAAAGAGGCTGAATTGAGGTTTGGTTTTTTGAGATATGGTGTCACTACACCACATTTAGGATAGTTAGGGAAGGAGCCAGTGGACAAGCACAGTAGCAGACCAGGAGCAAATGTATCCATAACTTGCCTAAAGGAAAGAGGTGGGAGAATATCCTAAGGATGGATTGAAGGTTTTGAATGACAATCAGTCTCATTATATGAGATCAAATCAATGTGCTGAAGCCCAGACTGTAACCAGGGGAAGTGACACTGTGAGGTGCgaatccacatgcaggtttattagcgaGGTCAGgccagcaatggtcaacacatGGGGAAAAAGGAGTGAACAGgcaatccagaatcatagtcaataggcaggcagatggtcaaaggcatgcagcaaacaggattaaacaaataaacaaggcaaggatcaaaaacacagtaaagcaagacaaaggaaacgcgttgtaatgtcgcTAGAACAGATAACAAGACCCTAAAGTGAGTGTacgtgctgcttaaatagtgtgtgtattCAGTGCTTGACAATCCTCTGGTGGTGCGTCTGTCatcagtcagaatgaggaacGTGTGTGTGAGCAGAGTGCATGTATGTAGTTGTAGTCCATGAAGTGGTGGTTGTGTAGTCCATAAGCGATTGTGTGTGAATTCCAGCGATCTATAGACTTCcaatcgctggtgatcgtgacacagACCAAGTGGAAGAGCATAGAGGAACATCATGAAAAATGTATCGTACTCTACTCTTAGCTCATACCTGGTTCTCCACCAGCACGGCCAAATCCACAAACATATCCTGAAGCTCTCGGATGCAGCTCTCCAACTGGATGATTTCATTGTGTCGTGTCTCGATCTCATTCATGGCCTGTTTAGTGATGCTGCAGTCCATGAAGAccttgagcaaaaaaaaaaaaagaagtgggatacactgtaaaaatgctttaattttgacgtattatttcccaaaacaagacaatatgttttatttgtcaagaaaatacttcttgatttaaaggtttttagatatttggactagaaacacgaCTAAAACTctaggtaagaaaagcattttttttgttgcaaTGTACGCTGGCTGTTAATGACGATGTAAACATCCACTCACCCCTGTTGTGAAGATGGATGGGTTGTCACTTTCCAATATGGTCTCCAACTCCTCTTTTGTTGTCTTTCTACCTGCTACAAAAATAGTTGAACAATATTAGTTTGCTGGTATTACATaagataattcattcattcattcattcattttctgctacttttctggggccgggtcgcgggggcagcagtcttaggagagagcCTCAGACTTCCCTCTaaccagacacttcctccagctcctccagggggatcccgaggcgttcccaggccagagagacatagtccctccagcgtgtcctgggtcttccaaGAGGCCTtttcccggtgggacatgcctggaacaccttccgaggtaggcatccaggaggcatccgaaacagatgcctgagccacctcagctgacttctctcgatgtggaggagcagtggctcttgGGTAATATTGAGCAATCTtctgtttgcttacaaagcgacttctgttTTAGGTTTTCGTATTTTAGGTATTCGTATTTTTGTCTTTATGTCACATCCTAGAGGTTTATTATTACCCCATTCTGTCAGATGCCTACAAACGGGCATTAGATGATTACTAAATTATGAAGTGCACATCGTTTATAACAAGCACTCAACATTATTTACCTTCctgtgagtttttttcttcttccatttATTTCAGattcagattcaggaatttttcacagtatttcctataatatttgttcttctggagaaagtcttatttgttttattttggctagaataaaagcggtttttaattgttttaaactcattttaaggtcaatactattagctccccttaagcaatattagttttggattgtctccagaacaaaccactgttatacaatgacttgcctaattaccctaaccttaccctagttaagcctttaaacgtcactttggGGACAATGGGGTTCGAATCCAGTGAGgaacggttccaaaaagcagacaaaaacaaaacaataaaataaacaactaaataacagggtgagaatgtggctgtgggtgctggtcaattggtgcttttgaaaacacttttggttgagtttaggggaaGGAGAGGGTAGGGGGATCAGTCAGTAGGTTAGTCAGggagtcagtcagtcgacagcagcctttggtggatttgcaGGAGCGAATGAACAGCAGGTGCGAacggcactcatgagagaaatttgatatcTAAAAACagtaacccaagctcattctgaaaacgtagccccgcggacgtttctggagaccgcgatttccgctgcattttgtttttttaagcgaacactaTGGAGCAGTGTGACGCCACTCCTCTTTGCGTTTGTGAGCTGGACTGACGGTTCACttcctccgtgtggagggctttcccgccgcaaccagtttgtccggttagctcgtcgtgttacgTCAGCGGAGCGGAGGCCTGGAGGAGGATGAGCCGGCTGCGTTCGTCGACCGGGTCCGAGTCAGaagaagagcggttccagaaatcaggtaagacaaaaaacagaatccaaaaaataaaagcggaCGAGTTCGAAAAGGGGCGGTGAAATGCGGTGAAATGCGAAAACGAgtcaaaatcagatgagggcttttctttttctgctcgGCTTTTGTAAATGGTCGCTTGGGTTTCAGAAAGaaagaggagaaggaggagggtggccgggttggccgattggccggtcgcccagtcagtcattcagtcattcagtaagtcggtcagtcggacagacggtcgatCGACAGAGGCGTCAGGTGGCTttttatgcaagaacagcgcgCTTGCGAGAGGCGTTTGAGACAAGAAAAAGTACCTCCCAGGACATATTTCGCAGTCTCAAGAAACTTCCGCGGGGCTAAGTttccagaataagcctgggttgaaaaaaagTCTGCACAGCGACCTCTgttggattcacgaaaacaaaactgcaaataaaCGTAGCTCCTGGCACATATtaggcgctctccagaaatgtgtacggGGGTACGTAATCAGTATGAGCCTGGattgaataattctgactaaatctgcacaaataaatataaaattacactttgatttcatgctgactttaagttTTAGATGTGTGCAACTCACTGATCTCAAGCTGTCTCTGTATCCGTCCTTTGCATCGTTCCCTGTATTCTGATTGTGCTGCATTATACTCCGACATCACCTCTACAAATTTACGTGACAGGGTGGAGTGCTGCAATACAGAGAacacggtcacactttacaataacagtgcaTGAATGTTTGATCGTTATCCTTCATCAGGGAccgccacagcagaatcaaccgccaagttgtccagcatatgttttacacagcaaaaaaaataaaaaatttagctgtatcccagcactgggaaacacccatacacactcacatttgcaaacacactcatacactacggccaatttagtacatcgattcccctatagcgcatgtgtttggactgtgggggaaacttgcACTTGGTAATGTAAGTGTAGTTactgtaaacatttatattaatgtttgCTACACATTTAGCACATCTGCCAGTAATCAGTAAGTCACAGAGTGGTGTGTCTGACCGCTCTCACCTGTGTTTTTCGTATCCTCACATCAGCTGATTGACCATTAAATGCCTCCTCATGCTCTATGCTCTGCTGGATATCTGtaaaaagagaaataaagagaCAACATCTatatgtttttaacagcagacggcgctctaggctagtgtttaacagcagacggcgctctaggctagcgttcaacagcagatggcgctctaggctagtgtttaacagcagacggcgctctaggctagtgtttaaaagcagacggcgctctagactagtgtttaacagcaaatggcgctctagactagtgtttaacagcagacggcgctctagactagtgtttaagaGCAGACAGTGttctaggttagtgtttaacagcagacggcgctctagactagtgtttaagaGCAGACAGTGttctaggttagtgtttaacagcagatggctctctagactagtgtttaacagcaaatggtgctctaggctagtgtttaacagcaaatggtgctctaggctagtgtttatcagcaaatggtgctctaggctagtgtttaacagcaaatggcgctctaggctagtgtttaacagcaaatggcgctctaggctagtgtttaacagcaaatggcgctctaggctaatgtttaacagcaaatggcgATCTAGgctaacagcagacggcgctctaggctagtgtttaacagcagacggggctctaggctagtgtttaacagctgacagcactctaggctagtgtttaacagccgacagtgctctaggctagtgtttaacagcagacggtgctctaggctagtgtttaacagcagatggcgctctaggctaatgtttaacagaaaatggCGATCTAGgctaacagcagacggtgctctatgctagtgtttaacagcagacggtgctctaggctagtgtttaacagccgacagtgctctaggctaatgtttaacagcagatggcgctctaggctagtgtttaacagcaaatggcgATCTAGgctaacagcagacggcgctctaggctagtgtttaacagcagacggggctctaggctagtgtttaacagcagacggtgctctaggctagtgtttaacagcagacggtgctctaggctagtgtttaacagccgacggtgctctagactagtgtttaacagcagacggtgctctaggctagtgtttaacagcagacggtgctctaggctagtgtttaacagccgacggtgctctagactagtgtttaacagcagacggcgctctaggctagtgtttaacagcagacagtgctctagactagtgtttaacagcagacggcgctctaggctagtgtttaacagcagacggtgctctaggctagtgtttaacagctgacggtgctctaggttagtgtttaacagcagatggcgctctaggctactgtTTAACATCACTGGTGTTTTGGCTCTGTTATATGAATctcagtaatttattattttaagaggTAATCAGTTTTCTAATGTGTTATTATATAACATAGCTTGATCCAGTTTAAGCTTGTGTGCTATTAAAGATGACAAACTCACGCTGTAACCTGGAGCGCACTTTATTAGCCAACGTCTTGATATCGTTCATCAGTTCCTCAaactctgtttttgtttctgttcaaaaaaaagaaagaaagatgcagAATATGTTTGCATATGCACAATAAAAATGTCCAACGCTGTACTTAAAGTAGCATAAATGATGATGCATCGTGACAACAGTCTTTTTGGTGTGTGGTTGGGAACAAGATTATAAATGTAAATCACCAAAAATATAATCTCAATCGGTGGGGTCAGAGAACTGGATTTTAGTGTCATCATCAGACTGTAAAAGCTGATTGACAAACATTGTGAATCTATAAAGGATGCTGCTGAAAGACATACTCTCATCTGGGTTTGGGGAGGCCAGTGTGGCGCTATGGTTTCTCTTCACTTCTCCTACTTTCTCTGCCAAAGAGTCGATGAACTCCCGAATCTCTTCAACCTGAGAAAGACGAAGATAGCAAGCTTAAAACAccaaagtggatgaaaacatgaataaaatgagcgattgctccataatAAAGCCAATGACACACAGAGTGTGAGCATGCAAAATTATGTGGGATGTTGCTGAGAGAAAAAGTtatatgttataaatatatataaataaataaatacatttaacatgtttttattatttagttatttagggTAACAGcatctccacatcaaaagctactgttcAGCCCAccattcagcaaacatctgaaaaacaaatcaccTATAAACTTACATCCAAGCATGCTATAGACTTGTGCTATATAAAAAAATGGCTTTTTTGTTGAAAATACTATGAAGAcagaatgaagacagca is part of the Danio rerio strain Tuebingen ecotype United States chromosome 15, GRCz12tu, whole genome shotgun sequence genome and encodes:
- the stx1a gene encoding syntaxin-1A — translated: MKDRTQELRHGKELEEQNEVTMNNKMVIEDGFMDEFFEQVEEIREFIDSLAEKVGEVKRNHSATLASPNPDEKTKTEFEELMNDIKTLANKVRSRLQHIQQSIEHEEAFNGQSADVRIRKTQHSTLSRKFVEVMSEYNAAQSEYRERCKGRIQRQLEITGRKTTKEELETILESDNPSIFTTGVFMDCSITKQAMNEIETRHNEIIQLESCIRELQDMFVDLAVLVENQGELINNIETNVSSAQEYVEKAKEETKAAIKIQKTSRTKLILIGGCVSVCVLILIIALIFGLT